The region acaattgttttAATGACACTATTCCCAACACTTGGACCTGTGTAAATGGACATGACtgtgaatataaatgtgattatttgttaggcatgcttgtatatgttgcataTGATTATGTATTGTACAATCTATACGTTTGATTATATTTAATCTGAAAGTCCGACCTAAGGGAGCCAGGGCTGACAGTAAGCGTGCGGAACGCAACCcgacctaagcgagtcggggttagccataagaccagaggactcagcctaagaGCACCGAGCCTGAACGTCACCTAAATATACATAAGTGTCATTTGCACTTGTTTAATTTATTGATTGTTAACTTGGATCATATGGTTGTTTGAGCATATTATTAATGCTATGTtcattgtttatattttgttgccTATTGAATcggttgttttaagttttcttattaagccttggctcacgggtgctatgtggtgcaggtaagagaaatggaaagctagaccagctatgagttggagagctttaggggcggtgtgtacattggcggctgctcgaccgccacggccgagggatcaacagggactagagccaaacttaattttgtcgtttaggccaacttatgttgtaattacttttgaagttgtaaatgccttgtaaacacttattttcgggatcccatgtgtggactcaaactttttaatgaaaatcagtattcctatgatcaaaatgtttaaaccctaatacgttaattatacttaaatataCGTTTATATCCAAATAATTTAATTAGTAAGTTGaatactattttaaatacacattgTAATATTTTGGCTATCTATGGCGTATATAGAATGTTACGCATGTGGTGGAAAATAGATGTGTGGAACCTAAATTATTAGTAATTTTAGGAAAATATATTGTGAATACCATGAATACTCCCAGTCATATCTTTTCCATGTAAAGTGTCATTGCCTGtactttttttaataaaaaaaaaaactaattccTAAAATCAtttaagtaaaataaaattattaagatgaTAAGAAAATGACAAAAAGTCTCTCTGGCCTCACCTAGCATCTCCCCTGCCTCTGAGACGACCTTTGTACTGGTCTCTCGCCTCTTGCCTGTCCGACCAGCTTCATTCTCACGGTAATTTCTCTATTCTATGACTCTGAGTACCCAAGCCCTTGATTTTGAGCTGTGCACCCTTTTGTATATCTCTTTTCATCGATTATTACTGTAATTTGAATATCTATTTGTGTCGTGTGATTTTGTTGAACCCAAAACCTAGATTTTGGGCTTTCTTATTTGTGTTCAAGGGTTTAAATTTTTGGTTTGGCTTTCTTCACGATTTTATCTGATTATCTTTGTTTTCTGGTTGTGATAGCTTTGATCCTATCGTTTTATGTCTGggttttatgttttaattaagtAATGAGATATACCTTAATCGGGTGTAGGGGTATCTGTTTCTGAACAGGAAAACTATGGACTTTGTCTTGATCCACaagctttttttttcttatgacaaaacaaaaatgatgaaaaaaaagttGTTATGGTAACCCATTGAAAATGTTTATATTTGATCAATTCAATCAACCAAATTCCTTACGTActaaaaccaaaaccaaaaccaaaaccagaaactaacAAATGATTTGTTTCAAAGGATTGGATAATGATTTATGGAATGTTATAATTGACCTCCAACAGAAACTGGATTGTAGATCTCTAAATTGAAAATGGAACTAGTATAAATTCTAGTGTTCTTGTTTGGTAGATATTGTTTTATTCTTTCGTTTTGTTAGTTTCTGGTTTGGTTTTATCACTATGGATGTTATGTGTTAAATGTCATGAACCAACTCCTTTAGCCAAATTGAAGCAAACTAGTTAGTGGAGGAACATATTTTTTGTGTAAATAGCAATGCTACCTAATAGCCTCTTTACGATCTCCATATTCcgtttaaaaattattttaaaagaaaCAAAAGACAGAAGAACATTTTCAACACTCAATTAATAACAATGCTACGAAGTACAATTATTCAAAGAAAACAGAAAGACCTATTAGGCTAATTAgtttgaatgaaaattcaaaatctTGATCAATTGAAAACATAAAACATTCTTAACTTATTCCAAAGTTGCCAATCTTATGTACATGTCATACTCATTCTCTACCTGGGGTAACTCTCTTATATCAATTAACACTGCAGATCAATTCACATCACACATCCACTATTTCTTTTCCTAACGTCTTAATTAACATAAGCTGTACAATATAGTTTATCATTGCATAGGTGCCTAACTTTAATTGAAGAAAACTATACTGTATAGTATACCTACTATGTTGTGAAATTTTGACAAATTTACTATTCTTTTTTATCCCTCTCTTCCCTTTCATAGACAATAAATAatggaaaagaaaaagagagaaaaatgaaTAAATGACGGCAGTTAAAAAAGAAAATGGGAAATTACTTGCTATTCATGTTTTTATTTTGGCTTTTTATCCAGGATGATGAGTATGATATATATTGTTCtcctttgtatatatatatagatagagtaGTGGTATGAATTGAATCCAATTCAGAAAATAAGTTTTCATTGAAATGCTTTTAGTTGATATCTCCTTTGACTTATGGCCATATACAAGTATTcatgtttgaattgtttggtttTGATTAGATAGAATTTGACATTCTGGTTGGTATTGTGAAATTGTTATGGTGATATGatggtttttatttttggttTCCATTGCATTTTGAGCATTTTTTTTGGCAAGCTTCTCAATTGTATTTTCCTTGATTGGCTGAAGATCATTTGAGCTCAAGTATTAAGAAATCCTTAAGGCTAAGTGGGCCAAGTTCTACTATGtctaaattcacatattaaatcaCCGTTTTTCTTGCCAAATTCATGATgtttacacatatatatatagataactAATTGTGTCAAAGTTTTTTTCTTCAGCACAACTATACCAGTTGCGAGAGATTCCTCTCTTCGGAACAAAACTATGGCGGCTCGCCTGGCGCTCCGTCTCAGATCCCATCTCCTCCGAGCGACTCTGAAAACAACCCATATCGCCACCACTATTGTCTATCGCCAATCCATCTTccaatctccaccgttgattcTCTCCCGACTCCCCCACCACCGTTCAACCCCGGAAGATTTATCCCTCGGGCTTCGGTTCCTCTCAACGGCCCGACGCAACCCAAAACGGGCCAAGTCCGTCGACATCGGTGCCCGAGCCCGCCAAATGCAGACTCGGAGGCTCTGGCTCTACGCGTTGAGCTTTAGCTGCGTCGCGGGCTTCATCGTGGTCGTCCTCAACTCATTCCAAGACCAATTGGTCTTCTACGTGACCCCAACTGAAGCTCTCGACAAGTTCATTGTAAACCCTAGCAAGAACAAGTTCCGGCTCGGGGGTTTGGTCCTAGAAGGCAGCGTAGTCCACCCGGCTTCGTCGCCGGAGATCGAGTTCGTCGTCACCGACCTGATCACCGATATTCTGGTCAGGTATCAGGGAGCTTTGCCTGATTTATTCAGGGAGGGTCACTCGGCGGTGGTTGAAGGGTTCGTTAAGCCTATCACTGACGAGATTCGAAACGAAGTTTCGGCTAAAAACGTCTCTGAGAAAGCGAGGAGTGGAGACTGTTACTTTGTGGCTACAGAGGTTTTGGCTAAGCATGATGAGAAGTATATGCCTCAGCAAGTTGCTTCGGCGAtagagaagaacaagaagaagattgAAGCTGATAAAGCTGCTGGGGTCGAATTCAAGGAAGCGTAGATTAATGGGTATGATTCAGATTTTTTGAATTCTTTATTGGTATAAAATTTTGAGTATGTTATACATTGAAAGAAAGTAGAGTAGTTTGGCTAATTTGATATTTGATTAGTGTTTAGGTGAGGAATTACTCATTATTATTGAGAAAGTGAGTTTAATGGCATAAGGGTGAGATTCATAAtattccaaattttggtgttgtATTGATATTTTTATTGGTGAATTTGTAAGTAACCTCTTACTTTTCAATGAAATAAAGTCATGAATTGAATTGGACTTGGCAAATTACCAGGAATTATCAAAAATTTATTAGGAATTTTATTGGTGAATGTTGCTTCCTGCTATACGTTTAGATGGGATTGCTATTTAAGATTTGCATTGATCCAATCCAAGTTATCATAAAAATTTAGTTTCTGTTGGAAAACTTGTGAAGAAGCACATGTTTTGAACTTATCTTTTCTATCATACACCATCAATGAAACTTTGTTTGGCTTTATGGTTTTAATTTGGGGTCGTGTGCATTCTGCTGCATTTTGTAGAAAAATGTTGGCATATCTGCATCCTACTTGCCAGTTCAATCATGGTACTTTACATCTATACCTATCCAAGTTTCCTTTCTGGATAGTGAGTGAATAGGTATACTTTTCAAATCAATGATATAATCCATTAAAATCATTGTTGGCAATTTGAAATCTCAATGAAAACTTTCACCTTGTTGGAGATAGGCtatataattaaacaaaaacCATATTCTGTTGGTACTGTCTATGAAGGCCCAAATCCTAAACCTGAGAATAAAACAGTAGAAAATAGCTGAAAGGAAATGGTATTTATGTATAATTCATCATTCATATCAATAGTAATTATAGACTAATCTCAATAATCATGCCTGAGCCATGTAGTGGCAAGAGAAAAATGCTCTTATCAACTTGATTGACTAGAATGAgatttgttgacggtgagaactcgtcaacgatattaGGTCGTAAACTCAAAGATATATGTAAGAAAATGATAAACTTAGAAAGAACTTAGGGAAAACTTGAAGGATAAAAGCTTTGAACAATAATAGAGAAATGATACTCGTATATTACTCAATAGCCTTAGTACACAGTCAATTTTTCAACCTCGTTCGATGATGAAATGAAGTCCTATTTATAAGTGAGCTCTGATGGCCCTTAGTACATTGTGATCCCGAAAGAACAAAGAACTACATATCTAGGGTGCATGTGGTAGTGTTGTtagaggagtggtggtcggctttagtacgtgtcaggggtctacaaaagtactcctgccttggtaccatgTCGTACCCCCACTACTTGTCAGG is a window of Humulus lupulus chromosome 4, drHumLupu1.1, whole genome shotgun sequence DNA encoding:
- the LOC133830067 gene encoding cytochrome c-type biogenesis protein CcmE homolog, mitochondrial-like — translated: MAARLALRLRSHLLRATLKTTHIATTIVYRQSIFQSPPLILSRLPHHRSTPEDLSLGLRFLSTARRNPKRAKSVDIGARARQMQTRRLWLYALSFSCVAGFIVVVLNSFQDQLVFYVTPTEALDKFIVNPSKNKFRLGGLVLEGSVVHPASSPEIEFVVTDLITDILVRYQGALPDLFREGHSAVVEGFVKPITDEIRNEVSAKNVSEKARSGDCYFVATEVLAKHDEKYMPQQVASAIEKNKKKIEADKAAGVEFKEA